The following are encoded together in the Corticium candelabrum chromosome 1, ooCorCand1.1, whole genome shotgun sequence genome:
- the LOC134176480 gene encoding probable E3 ubiquitin-protein ligase DTX2: protein MAAGGSSRSGDCGVVVWEWEENGGVWVSYDSFVSTALEEALRAKKRRLKLGDVTSELELYEVDLKHYKQSRLDTGSSRHVRRTIFPRGSPQAHGVKWQWQERGHWLCYDNNTSSILEEHLQSSKPKVSLYKLNPKMPYRIDLQKCVQTNVHTRFSRAIQRVPLLQPYPSAIKEDHKGVPQNLSRKSSKSKTKKDSKPQKNAMDVEHYSQPSTGSVAMSSTKPWMSHCKVVSSLDSEAAKEDCVICFENLCQPSDYATSAVDPEALAVVSLKKCGHMFHKLCLKALCSSGTESDYIQCPRCKKIHGVRIGNQPQSGHMKASRLASSLPGYPTCGTIQIHYDFHGGVQGSEHPAPGKPYSAHGFPRRCYLPDNKDGNKVLRLLEVAWKRRLIFTIGASVTTGCQDTVVWNEIHHKTESTGNAGGHGYPDPNYISNVLAELAAQGVDDDQSV from the exons ATGGCGGCAGGCGGTTCGAGTCGATCTGGAGACTGCGGGGTTGTCGTGTGGGAGTGGGAGGAAAACGGAGGTGTCTGGGTGTCGTACGACTCGTTCGTGTCGACGGCGCTGGAAGAAGCGCTACGAGCGAAAAAAAGGAGATTGAAACTCGGAGACGTGACGTCGGAATTGGAGCTCTACGAAGTAGACTTGAAGCACTACAAGCAATCTCGTCTAGACACCG GATCCAGCCGTCACGTGAGGAGAACCATCTTTCCGCGGGGCTCTCCGCAGGCACACGGTGTCAAGTGGCAATGGCAAGAGAGGGGCCACTGGCTGTGCTACGATAATAACACAAGTTCGATTCTGGAAGAACACTTGCAGAGTAGCAAGCCTAAGGTTTCTTTGTATAAATTAAATCCGAAAATGCCCTACAGGATCGACTTACAGAAATGCGTACAAACCAACGTACACACTCGTTTTAGTAGAGCAATCCAAAGAGTTCCATTACTGCAGCCGTATCCATCGGCTATCAAGGAAGACCACAAGGGCGTGCCCCAAAATTTGTCCAGGAAGTCCAGCAAGAGTAAGACAAAGAAGGATAGTAAGCCACAGAAAAACGCAATGGACGTCGAGCACTATTCGCAACCGTCTACTGGTTCTGTTGCAATGTCCAGCACTAAGCCATGGATGTCACATTGCAAGGTCGTTTCGTCCCTCGATAGTGAAGCAGCTAAAGAA GATTGTGTTATTTGTTTTGAAAATTTGTGTCAACCTTCTGACTATGCTACTTCTGCCGTCGACCCCGAAGCGCTAGCCGTCGTTTCGTTGAAGAAATGCGGTCACATGTTTCACAAACTCTGTCTCAAGGCTCTCTGTAGTTCTGGCACCGAG agtgatTACATACAATGCCCGAGATGTAAAAAGATTCACGGAGTTAGGATTGGTAATCAGCCACAATCGGGACACATGAAAGCGAGTCGATTGGCTTCGAGTTTGCCTGGCTATCCCACGTGTGGGACAATTCAGATACATTATGATTTCCACGGAGGTGTTCAG GGATCAGAACATCCTGCACCTGGTAAGCCTTATTCAGCCCACGGCTTTCCACGTAGATGTTACTTGCCTGACAACAAAGATGGCAATAAG gTACTACGACTGCTTGAAGTTGCATGGAAGCGACGACTCATCTTTACGATTGGTGCATCAGTAACGACAGGCTGCCAGGACACGGTTGTATGGAACGAAATCCATCATAAAACGGAGTCAACTGGCAATGCCGGAGGTCACGGCTACCCAGATCCTAATTACATATCAAACGTCTTGGCAGAACTTGCAGCACAAGGAGTAGATGACGACCAATCAGTCTGA